Below is a window of Mucilaginibacter ginkgonis DNA.
ACCATGCGGTCGCGCGGAATGATGCCCTCGGGTGTGCTCCTATTTTTGCAGGCTGTCAAAAAAAAAGCGGTTAAAAAAAACAAGATTTGGTTTATACGCATTCTGTAACTTAGCAGCAAATTTCACAAAAATACGCATTAATGAGCATCGCAGCGCAAATTGCCGCCATAAATAAAGAGCTGGAAAATACCAAAGCAACATTAGTTGCTGTTTCTAAAACCAAACCCAACGAAGATATTTGGGAAGCATATGAGGCCGGGCAGCGCATATTTGGCGAGAACATGGCGCAGGAAATGACAGAGAAGCACGAAGCGCTACCCAAGGATATCAAATGGCACATGATTGGCCACCTGCAAACCAATAAAGTAAAATACATTGCTCCATATGTTAGCTTGATAGAATCTGTAGACAGTCTTAAGCTTCTGCAAGAAATCAATAAGCAAGCGGTTAAGAATAAGCGTGTCATTGACTGTCTGTTGCAGATTTACATCGCCGACGAGGAAACCAAATTCGGCTTGGGTTTCGACGAAGCCATTGAAATATTAAGGTCTGAGGAATTAACTCAGTTGACAAACCTTCGCATTTGCGGGTTGATGGGGATAGCCACTAATACTGACAACGAAAAGCAGATTAAAGAAGAATATTACGAATTGAAAACGTTTTTCGACGGCGTGAAACTAAGCTATTTCCGCAAGGATGAGCATTTCAACATATTGTCTATGGGCATGTCTGCTGATTACAAGATCGCGATCGATCAAGGCAGCACGCTTGTACGTTTGGGCAGCACCATATTTGGTAAACGCGTAATAAAACACTGGAAGAATAACTAAATGAGCGTATTTTTAAGAGTTGCGAAAGAAGAAGATTGTCCGCGTTTAATGGAACTGGTTAAAGAACTGGCTTTGTTTGAACGCGCCCCCGAAGAAGTAACCGTATCATTGGAAGAATTTGTTGAAGCGGGTTTTGGCGCACAGCCGGTATGGAAGGGATTTGTCGCAGAAGACAATGGCTTTATAGCCGGCTTCGCCATGTACTACATCCGCTATTCTACCTGGAAAGGGCGCAGGGTTTACCTGGAAGATCTGATAGTTACAGAAGCGTATCGTGGTAAGGGCCTGGGCAAGCTGCTTTTCAACCGCATTGTACAAGAAACTGCCGAGCTTGGCTTTAGCGGCATGGTATGGCAGGTGCTCGACTGGAACCAGCCTGCCATAGATTTTTACAATAAATACAAAGCAACCATCGAAGCAGGCTGGCTTAATGCCGCCCTCAGCAAAGAGCAGGTACAGCAATTGATATCATGAAAAACCCCATAACATTCTTACTTGCGGCGGCGTCGTTATTGTTATACGCCTGCGGTGGCAAAGTGCGCAACCCAACACACCCCGATGTGGCGCGTGATACGCTTGCATACAGTTACAAGACCTTAAAACAACGCGCGGACGACTGCGGTGACAAACCCGACAGTACCTGCACGGTAATTAAGATCATCTACCCCGAGTTTAGAAGCGCGCCAATTTTAAATGATACCTTAAAGCGCAGGCTGGTGAGCTTCGCCTATCTTCAGGAAAAACCCGACACGTCTTTCAGTTCGTCGGCTGATAAGTTTATGAAAGCCTACAAAGACGACATAAAAACCACAGGCCGCAAGGACATGTTTTATACCGCGCAAACTACCGCCACGGTTATACGGCAGGATTCGGCCCTGACCACCATCGAAATTAAAAGTTACCAATATACAGGCGGCGCGCATGGCAGCAGCAGCACTACATTTTTGAATTGGAATACAAAAACCCACAAAGAGTTGAAACTGGCAGATGTGTTGGTGGAAGGCTATTTACCAAAACTGAATGCCGTTGCAGAAAAGATTTTCCGCAAGAGTGAGAACCTTACCGATACATCGTCCCTGGCCCGCGATTATTTTTTTAAGGATGCCAAATTCAGCGTCAATAATAATTTCTTAATTACCCCGGTCGGCATCAGGTTTCTTTACAACGAATATGAGATAAAACCTTATGCTGCAGGCCAAACAGATCTGTTTGTGCCTTATACCAAAATCAAGGGGCTGTTAAAACCCAATACCGTTACTAGTCAATATCTTCATTAATGCTCGTATTTAAATTTGGCGGTGCTTCTGTAAAAGACGCGGCAGGTGTAATTAATCTTGCAAAGATCGTTGCGGCTTACCAAAGCGAACAATTGCTGATCGTTGTTTCGGCGATGGGTAAAACCACCAACGCGCTTGAAAAATTAACTGAAGCGTATGTTAATCAATCAGAGGATATTGAACTGATATTTAACGAGATAAAGACCTATCATTATCAAATAATGTCGCAGCTTTTTGAACCGGACGACGCGGTTTATAACGATGTGGCTAACACCTTTGTAGAGATAGATTGGATGGTTGAAGAGGAACCGCATGACGACCTCGATTTCATTTATGACCAGATCGTTTCTGTCGGCGAACTGGTATCCACCCGCATAGTGGCGGCTTATCTTAATAAGGTTGCGCTTAACGCCAAGTGGCTTGACGTGCGCGGATACATTCATACAGATAACACCTATCGCGAGGGAATTGTTGATTGGGATAAAACCCGTGCTCAAATAGCGAAAGATATACCGCCGGTACTGCAAAACAACATTGTGATTACGCAGGGCTTTTTAGGCGGTACATCAGAAAACTTTACCACCACCCTGGGTCGCGAAGGTTCTGACTATACCGCGGCTATTTTTGCCGCTTGCCTGGGTGCCCAATCGGTAACGACCTGGAAAGATGTACCGGGCATTTTAAATGCTGACCCCAAATTCTTTACAGAAACACTAAAATTTGATAACCTCTCGTACACTGAAGCCATCGAGATGACCTTTTACGGTGCC
It encodes the following:
- a CDS encoding YggS family pyridoxal phosphate-dependent enzyme, coding for MSIAAQIAAINKELENTKATLVAVSKTKPNEDIWEAYEAGQRIFGENMAQEMTEKHEALPKDIKWHMIGHLQTNKVKYIAPYVSLIESVDSLKLLQEINKQAVKNKRVIDCLLQIYIADEETKFGLGFDEAIEILRSEELTQLTNLRICGLMGIATNTDNEKQIKEEYYELKTFFDGVKLSYFRKDEHFNILSMGMSADYKIAIDQGSTLVRLGSTIFGKRVIKHWKNN
- a CDS encoding GNAT family N-acetyltransferase; this encodes MSVFLRVAKEEDCPRLMELVKELALFERAPEEVTVSLEEFVEAGFGAQPVWKGFVAEDNGFIAGFAMYYIRYSTWKGRRVYLEDLIVTEAYRGKGLGKLLFNRIVQETAELGFSGMVWQVLDWNQPAIDFYNKYKATIEAGWLNAALSKEQVQQLIS
- a CDS encoding DUF3298 and DUF4163 domain-containing protein — encoded protein: MKNPITFLLAAASLLLYACGGKVRNPTHPDVARDTLAYSYKTLKQRADDCGDKPDSTCTVIKIIYPEFRSAPILNDTLKRRLVSFAYLQEKPDTSFSSSADKFMKAYKDDIKTTGRKDMFYTAQTTATVIRQDSALTTIEIKSYQYTGGAHGSSSTTFLNWNTKTHKELKLADVLVEGYLPKLNAVAEKIFRKSENLTDTSSLARDYFFKDAKFSVNNNFLITPVGIRFLYNEYEIKPYAAGQTDLFVPYTKIKGLLKPNTVTSQYLH
- a CDS encoding aspartate kinase — its product is MLVFKFGGASVKDAAGVINLAKIVAAYQSEQLLIVVSAMGKTTNALEKLTEAYVNQSEDIELIFNEIKTYHYQIMSQLFEPDDAVYNDVANTFVEIDWMVEEEPHDDLDFIYDQIVSVGELVSTRIVAAYLNKVALNAKWLDVRGYIHTDNTYREGIVDWDKTRAQIAKDIPPVLQNNIVITQGFLGGTSENFTTTLGREGSDYTAAIFAACLGAQSVTTWKDVPGILNADPKFFTETLKFDNLSYTEAIEMTFYGAGVIHPKTIKPLQNAGIPLIVRSFTDMNAAGTTIGHQATAVFSKPVIILKHNQVMLSVSAKDHSFITEEHLSTVFKLFADRHVKINVMQVSALSFTVCFDYRDGQFEKLLITLQQTFNAKYNRDLSLLTLRHYKPEDLTSLTQGRKILLEQISRNTAQVVLSQ